The DNA window TGTGTTTGTAGGAGCTTTTGGATAGAATACTTGTAAACTTAGTTGTGTAGTGATTGTGATCAGACTTTAGGTGAAGTATGTTAACATTTCCCAAATCCATTATTCAAATTCTaaggtgattaatttttttttttttcattaccataagtttaatcaagttttcatttatctAGTTTTTCATagtacaagtaattttttttgtagtcaCGTATGCAGAGTGATTAATGTGTTCATTTTCAAATGCACAATGTCTAGgtatattgatgtatttttgcACTCTGTATTTGATGATTTTCATCTCAGAGTTGAAAGTTTTGCATGATGTACAAACTGTTTAGAGTACAGTACTATGTTGGTAATTTCCATGGGAGAGGAATAGGAATATCCAAGCATTTCCattgaataaattttcaaattgtttacaaaatatgTCATATTTGGTGGCCTAGCTAACttgtgaatataatttatatgtatgaacTGACAATTCTGTAGTATGCTTGATAGTGTTTGCTCTCAATAATGCCATTAATTTATCTTTCTGAGTAACAGTTTCAGGTAAATGTAGTTTATATTAAGTTTAAAACAATTTCTCTGGcaagttttaagtaaaatttttaagtaatgtgGCAATTGGGGAAATATatccaagatttttttcttcttccaggcCTCCAATGGACTATGGGATGCCAAGGGATTACAATAGATTCCCCATGGGTTCTTTGGCTCATGATCAGTACCAACCTCAGCCTCCGTATCATACTGCCCCTGGTCATTGGGATCAGCATGCCAGGTAAGTACAGTATTTGTTATGTAACATTTCAGCATGTGCTATCTTCCTTGTTGTTGTTAAGAGtcgtggggttgggggagggtcACTCTTCTGATATGGTTGTAGAGACTGTAAGGTAGAAGCAGTTCTGCTATGTTTCCAAGCAAGAACAAAATATTTCTCCTTATGAATTTCAAACAGTAGGTTCTCTCTCACATCTCAGCTTGTCTGAGTGCATTGGTCTGAAGACACAGTCCAAGAAATTGAAATCCATCTCTCAAACCTCCTAACAGAACATGACAGTGGATGCCCCATAGCAAATTCATGAGACAGTTTTTAGAAGAAACCCATGTAttataagaatttaaaatttcaagtcaTCAGGTAACTTTTAACCCTTGAAGGCCAGAAAGGAAAATTTCAAAACCCAAAGCATTCAGTCTTGTAGTATACATGAAATCTTAATGCTATTATAGTACCGAGGACAGGAACTTGGGAATTTAGCTAAAAATTATCTGCATTGAAATAGGTTTTTTCAATAGATGGTACCACACAGTCATGGTGGTACGTTCTCATAGGGCTCAactgaaggatttgttcttaaaatcTGAAGAGTATAGCAAGATAAGACATCTgaatagaaagagagaataggtatttaatgaaaattgaaaggtAGAATGAAGTGCAGAAGGGCCGAATGGACACTGCAAAGAGCTTTTAGTACTGGCAGTGGTGTGCTGTGTAAGGCTCATTGTAATGTTGATTTGATCTGCCTAGACAGAGACTAGCCAACCCATTGAGATACAAGAATTTACCTCAGTGGTTTATTAACTCACCTAATTACCCTATGTCAGTTAGTCTCACCAAGTGTACAGAAGTTGGTTGAATTTCAAATGCTGAAAAATTTCCTATTTGAGAATTGCATTACTATATAGTACTGTATTAAGATTAAACTGTCTTTCAGCATGGCTTGGCTGAGTCAGTAGAATATCAAGCAGACAGCTGTTTGTATTTTAAAACCCATCCATTATTGAATTGTTTTGTTTAGTTGTTTCTCTCACATTCCAAAGTAATTGCCATGGGGTAGAAATGGACTTAATACCAGATACAGTtataatttatcaaatatttgacCAAGATGCTATTATGAGTAACCAAACCATAGTTGGGTATTAATCCATTTCTGAGTTGAGgtcagtatagattttttttttagattagattgatttttcttttaggtaaaatttatatttttgttcagttttgtaaACTAACAGTTAcaacattcatttttcttcttaggTATAATCAAGGGAGGCCAGACAACTTCAAGCCTAATTTCAGAGGACGCCGAGGTCGAGGGGGATTCAGACAAGGGGAGAATTTTGATAATCGCAATCAAGATTATAGGTACCAGGATTTTAGATCACAACGTATGATGGATGATCGACGGGGTATTCAGACTGCGAGTGGCTGGGAGAGAGAAAGTAGACCAAGCTTCAATACAGAAATTCCAAGAGCTGATAGAAGTAATCGACACTTTGAGGGAGAAAGACGACGATATGGAGATGCCACTGATTGTGATGAAAGTAGAAGCCGAAGACACGATGATCATCATGCTCAAAATATATACAGTGATGAAGAATGGCGTCAATCAGATGAGGGTAGAAAAAGAGAAGATGACTCTGAACGACGTCGATTTGAAGGtcgaagaggaagagaagagaggaaagatgATTCTGATGACTATGATGACTTTAAAAGGTCGAGGAAAGATGCTGATAGTGGTAAAAGTTATGATAGAGGGTACAAGGATGATGATAGATCTGGTCGACATGAGAGAGATAGTAAGCCCAAAAGTGTCTCAAGGAGAGAAAGTCCAAGAGATGAAGACCTCCATTACCGTAGCAAATCATACGACTCACCaggtaaaaatcagaaaaaatcacCAGTTAGAGAACGAAGAGAGAAGGATAATGATAGAAGAGATAGAGACTATGATAGAAGAGATAGAGAAGTAGACAAAAGGGACAAAGAGGACAAGAGAGACCGTGAAGGTGATAGCAGGAGAGATAGAGATAGTGATAGCAGAAGGGACCGTGATAGTGACAGACGAGATTGGGAAAGCGATAGAAGAGACAGGGATTCTGATAAAAGGAGTAAAGAAAGTGATCGCAGAGAtgacaggagagaaagagagattggtAAACAAGAAAGTGACTCAAAAGACTATGATAGAAAAGATAGTTACAAAAGAGAAAAGGACCAAGATCGAAAGTTACGTGATGGTGACAGAAAAGATAAAGAGGGAGATAGGAGAGGAAGAGATCTTTCAAAGCGTGACAAGGATCCTTTgactaaagataaaaatgataaaagtggtGAAGAGACTAAAAAAGAGAAATCTTATGTTACAAGGTGGGACCATGGTGATATTAAACACAAGCCTGACCGGGATATCGAAAAGAAAAGTAAGTCACGAGAAAGGGAGGTGACCTATGGCCATGAAGAGAAAGAACACAAGAGGAAAAGTAGGCGTAAGGAAGAGAAGGATGAGGGCCatcatggaaaagaaaaatgtgacgGAGCCTCAGAGAATGACAGTGTGTCAAAgttagaaaagaagaaacaagacaaaaagaagaggaaaaaagaaagacgcAGAGCTTCCCAGGCTTCTACTGAGGCTTCACAAGGAGAGATATCTGGAGATGAGGgtgaagacaaaagaaagaagaaaaaacgtgacaagaaaagaaaagctaaGGGCTTATCTGCTGAAGAAGGACTAGAGGATGTGGGAGACAAAGCAGTTAGTGAAAATCTGTCAGGAAGTGATCCTAAAGAACCAGACAATACTGGATTGTCAGCTTCCTCTGCTGAAAAAGAGTCTGAAGCTGCTTTGCATGAAAGGTCACCTGATCCCAAACCAAGTGATGAAAGTCCTACAACACACTTACCTTTGCCTCCTTTATCTAAATGGGAGAGAGACGAAGACCTTACTTTGACACCTAAAGGCATTTCTGAAAACAAAGCccctgaagaagaaaagaaagttacagtTGATATTCTTAAACGTgctgaaaatacaattttctcgGGGAGAGGTTTGGCTTCtcgtaaagtgtttttggatccACAAAAGCAGAAAGAGGATGAAGAGCAAGTCAGAAGCCCAACACCTGAGTGGGAACGATCAGAACTTCGAGAAGCTAAAAGAAGAGGACCTTCAATTCAGATAACTATATCCTCAAAAACTGAATCTCAAATAGGTAGACCAAGGGGAGGAAGGTATCAGCCATCTAACCCAGAACATAATGACCAAAAGAGATATACACTTCGTTCCAGAAGGGGCTCAGATCTTGAAAAAGGTGAAAAGCAATCACGCAGTCAAACTCAAGCCTCAATCAAGTCCCGAAGgaagagtgaaaaagaaaactcaAAGGAAGAGAAGGATAATGACAATTACAATGACAAAGTTGATATAAATAGTGATTATAACTCatctgaaaagaaattgaatgatGACATGAGTAGCCCACTGATGAAggataatgaaatgaatagaGAGCCTGACAGTCCACACATGTCGGAAGCAAAAACATCTGAAGTAAATACTTGTGGAAATGTAGATGTTAAGTCTGAATTTCATGATAGTGAGGTAAAACAAGAGAGTATAACAGCACACAAAGGAGTTAAAAGACCTTCTTCATCATCAGCAGATGAACTTGATGTGAAAAGGTTAAAAACTGAAGATAATGGAGATGCAGTACCtctggaaaataatgattttgttcCAGAAAATAGTTCAAATGTTAACGAAAAAGACACTCATGCTCTTATGGATTCAGAATATCCAGTGCTCGAGGAAAACACCACGAAAGAGGAAGTGATGAATGTTGTAATAACAAATGCTCCAATAAGGAGTGTACTGTCTGATCCCTTGACCACCTTGGAGCAAGAGCTAGAAGAGGGTGAAATTCCTTCAGATTTTTCAGGAGATGAGGTCCCAAAAGAAGCAGTGGTAGATACTCCATTAGAATTACGAGGCATGGTACAAAGTGAAATGGTGGAGCAGCCTTTAAAGGCAGCACAACTCAGGTATTCTCCTATTCGTGTCCCTAGTCCAGTGGAGGAAGAAAGTAAATCTACAGAGGTGcttaaagtgaaagaaaaggccaagaagagaaagaaaaggaagaggtcTTCTAGTTCAAGTTCAAGCAATAGCAGTTCTTCctccagtagtagcagtagtagtgaagaagaagaaattgtgaaaaagaagaagaagaagaagaaaaagaagaaggctGCTGTTTTGAGTGAATCAAGTGATGGAGAGTCTCAAAGAAagcacaagaaaaagaagaaagataaaaagaaaaagaagaagaagtcaaagaaaaagagTGATAAATAAACTGGTTTGTTATCGTTAAGTTAATCAAaaaccaaagaggaaaaaatgtgtaaaaaggtccatattttttttataggaagttgtatattgtatatgtacagtaagttgtatatatttaaaagaatattccCTCTGTTTTATAGGGATGTATATTCAGATGTGatataatatttactttcatGATTCTTCTGGTCTCAGAAGTTTGTGTTGTGGATTAATTAGATTTTTCTATTGTGGTTAATGTTATGTCATTTTGTTTCACCTTCTTGAATGAGTACTGTGCATATTTGATATGCTGTATATGATATGATACCtcgtattttgtatatttggtatgaaatgtaaatattgtacctaattgtaataaatattactgttttgtatatgtgatttttataacattttgtatCGTATAGGATTTCTATGGCAAAAGTCTACTTAGCTATGTACTTAGCTAtggaaataacacacacactacATTCGTAAGAACAATGAACAGACAGGAATGAGAGCCATGTTCTGTTATTTGTATAACTAATCATGCTGCTTTAATAGTTTTCAAAGacaaatacaatgaaatttaatttgatgCAAGGACTTAGtcaaaattttactattttctcaAAAGCTGGTTCTGATGAAAGTAGCCAACAAgatataattttagataaaaaggtCTTCCAATTTATTCCAttctaaacattttaatttatttatcccAAAGAGTGTGCACATTGGCTTCTGTGTGAAATCTTATTGAAAACTGGGAGTAAAAGAGATTTGTTGAAATATCAAGAGATCAGCTGTTTTTGCAAGTAGAAACAAATCTAACAGACGTAAACAGTTGCTTTTGATGTGAACTAACGTTTAATTCTATGAAATTACCTGAAAGTCTGCAACCTTTCAAAGAAGAAAATGCTTTTGTGTGAAAACCTTAGGatctaatttaaataaaattaataatcttaCACATGCAAATAAAGGCTAGAAAATAGAGCCAGTAAATGCCCACGAGTATACCCTTATACAGGCTAATTCAAACTTGGAAATGGAGGCCTGTGGTGTGACGCTATAACAAGGCAAAAGTTTGAGAGCATCTTTCGCAACATGGCTAGTTGAGACACCCTATTACCTAGCAGCCAGATACAGCAGCATGCACTCATTAccaaaggatgtttgcagcgtccctttgacccctagctgcatccgctttttaaccttttacttgacctccacttcctttcattttttcagtcgTGTCCAACACCTCTTAAGTGTTACTTTGTGTAActggttttcttccagttcttgTTACTTTGTGTAACTCTGGTTTTCTCCTAGttctacctttagatccttgaATTTTTCCTTATGCTGCTCTCTAACTTACTACCTAGCCACTTTAACTCCCTCTCTTTTTTCGgtctttaagcgctgaatggtcgaaagtgtACCAGTGGTAAGTTGAGAGACTAAATTTGATCAATGAAAGGGTTCTTTTAAAATAGAttacaaacaaggaaaaaattttttaaggaaCCTGTGTAACCGTGTCGATTGACAATGAAAAGAGTAGGACATTGACTCGACATTTTGAAAAAGATTATGGAAGAATGAGGGAAAAATTGCCATAACCTTCTCAGATTAAGCTAACCCTGAGATAGCCATCCAATTGGAAAATCCATATATTTAAACGTAAATTGGATTGCCGTGTGTTAAAATGATTACATTGTGGAATTACAACCTTTAAAGGAACATGATCCCAAGTTACTGGAAACTGACGAAATTTCAAAATAACGCACTTttcatgttaaaatatttatttgatatgcactatcatttattatttattccggGTATCAATATTATTAGGAGGGACTGTAATGACTGACATGTTTAAAAAATTAACGTTTCAAGATTATCAAAATCTTAAGGAACTCTGAAGAATATAgcaaatgataattttcttattttataatatttatattttgtacacaAGATAAAATGCTGCATTATaaacttttgttatttgtaaCCTGAAAAATCAGGCCACTAAAGCAAATCTTTGTAAGTAATACGATTGAATTTATGAAAGATACCATCACCTCGGAGTTCTAACGTCAGTTGCCATTTTTCCAGTTCCCCTTTCAAACGCAGTGACTTGAATAACAAGCTGAATGAACATACTATACAGTAGGTATTATAACAGCTCCATTCTTAGAActgatttatgtgtgtgtgtgtgtatatatatatatatatatatatatatatatatatatatatatatatatatatatatatagaaatgaaaaaaaatgtggtcTCCATCTGGAAGCGTTGCATCTAGGAAACTGCATCTGTGGATGTAGTTGTTCTCATCATCCTTTTCTCTTACCTTTGAACCATATGAGGTCAGACATAAGGGCCACTCAAGGAAGCACAGAAGATAAGGGCAGGCAGTAATAGAAAATTATAAAGCATGAGAGTCGACGCGGAAATACTGATTGAAGTAAGAATTCAGATGCTGGTAATCATATGAAAGGATTGTATTATGTCACAGAAGGAGATTAAGTAACCAGAACAATATCAATAGAAAAAGAGAACAAGGCATTACCGAAATACCGACGGGCTAAGTCTGAAGGATGCACCACTGAAGTAATATTTCCGAGAGGATCGTTTGATGCTTAAAATAATGACTATGTGGCCTTGGTAATCTACTTAGTATTATACACAGCTATTCCAACAACTGTCAATGATTGGCATTTTTTATCAGCAGCCGACATAAAAATGGTTAATcgttacatattcatatattaaagGGACCACTGTCACAAAAAGCAACGATCAGTCGCTGGTGCCAGGGTGTTGATTATTGTTAAATCGAGGTAATTTGTCTGGCCTGCATGCTATCGTTCCCACATTCTGTAGACTTGCTGTCAAGGCTTTAGCTCTTTCTTGCTTGACTTCAAAGGTTATTTTAGAATCCTATAAGACATTATTTAGAAAGCGTACATTTTCCATTTGACTGCAGGTTGGGTTCCATCGTAAGGATGGCAGTTGAAGTGTTTCATAGAATGAGGAAACTGTTAATTATAACCCCGAAACCATCTTACACTTGTTTTATTAGAATTGCCATTGCATTGGTGTCATTTAGTTGTAACACATCAGAAGAGTTAATTTTGTAAGATTGCTAAACAAAAATAGAGTTCCTGCACCCACAATTGTTAGATACATTGATCGATGGGAAAATTTCTGGCGCATGGCGAGCGGAGCGGGAGTGAGGCGCAGCAGTAGAGTTGTTCAGGATGTAAACAGTGGCACGGTGTCTGTGACGTCAGTTGCACCATGTCTAGCAGTGATGGCGCCCACTCGTTAAGGAGGCATCCGCTGAGGTCTccaaagaaaactaagaaaagtgATGACAGGGGCGGTAAATCACAAAATTTAAATGTGCACAACAAAAATTTTTACATCGCGTCATACCCGCTGGTGTTCTTATTTAACATTTTCCGCACGCTGCTCTACcaaatctttttaatattaaaaacgttGTTCAGGGCGAGTACGTACTTAGTTCAAACACAAACAGAGGCAGCAGCGGCCGTTCCAACGTCGGTGATAATAACGGAACTAGATAGTGGTGGTGGGGGTGTGGGCGTAGGTGGCAGTGCCTCTGGAGGATTGGGGCAAGTTGAAGAAGGTGCCCAGGACGAAGTTTGTATTCCGTTGATGAGTGGAGAAAATATGCCTCCCAAAGTTTTGTCTAATCCTGGACCAGGTGATCCTCTTCTGGCTAAGCAAAAGCACCATCATCGAAAAGCCTTCGAGTACATTTCGAAGGCGCTGAAAATTGacgaggaaaatgaaggtaagCGAACAAGTTTAAATTTCTTACTCCTTAGGTTATCATACAGTGAAATTAAAACAGGCCTAGTAGCCGTGAGTTCTAATGTAGCCTACTGTAGGCCTACTGTAAGCTAGTTTGGCTTAGAGCCACGTGTTAGTAGCTCATGTGTAAGGCAGGCCTTACCTTTGGCTAAAGATGGGGTGTCATTCATTCCGTTTTTGTGCCAAAGGAGGGAGGGTAGCCtaaaaggaagggagaaaaagGAGCTCCGTAAAAAATTTGCTTAAGTACCATCTAGGCCTCAGAGCATTGCGTACGTTACATTGTATGTGGAATGCCTAGCCTCCTAAGGGGTTAGGCTAGGCTAATATCTACAAAAATAGTAGGATAACCTAGTAGCaatgtgttttttaattttatctaacaTGACCCCAAACATTTCAAATCCTAGTCAATAATTTTCATAACCTACTGTATTCCATTTCCAGATAGGCTAGCATAGAGGTTACCTCATAACTGTGTCTTACTGTTTTATCTATGAAGATATTTTGTTcctattttgtaaaatgttttaccCATTATCATGTTCAGGTGTTATTCTAGGCTACTGCCTATTCCCCACAGAATTTAATCAAGGATGAGACTACTGTTTTATGTCCTTTACCCTGAGTTATTTTTTACCAACTGTTCTGCGGTAATCTAGTCAATACAGCTGCAGCATAGGTTAGTGTTGTGTAACCAAAAAGTTAAACTTTTCTGGCTGTGCCGTTGAGGATTAGGTATGTGTGTGGTACCTGTACGTAAGAAAAAgaatggtatttctaagtaatagctcTGCACGAActgtatggaatggttccgcgaaCATAAAGGTCATTatggagccatatgttcaagaagggactggctaaggaGATATGTTGTAAAAgcaaccatactaacctaacgtacacTAACCTAATAGGCCATGTTACTTACTCGGGGGCCTCAGCCCCCCAGATCCCCCAGTAAAGGAAAccattttttatcaaaagttcccccataacactgcacatgtgcgatagcattccaggatggccagcatacaaaaaaattatcagttctaaggttaattacagtcgaccgacaaaaaataatggtaaattcttgataaacaaccaaaatacattaggaaaagtcaattttaaaggaaatacctgGCACAGAGCTAATGcttagttttactaaaattattttgtGGATATTGTAGGATATTTGGGCTACATGTGAATTGCACCTAAACATGGCTTTGTACAACACGTTAGCATGTCATATATGTAGGTTAATGGTAGTTATAATAAATGGGTAATTTCTTTAACATGCAATATTGTAGCACTACTGCTGTATATTGCTACTTGCCTAATGTTCAAAAGTTGTAGCAGATTTGTgagaatttaatataatttttccagtgTACAGTACACTTCAACTTACCTAGAGACATACTGTAGTGTTGCTTATCAATGATCACTAAAGGATAGCCTATACCAACTTTCAAGATATTGGACAGATCAAAgtgttaaaataaaacttgtagaaagtaaactgtatttacACTTGTATGAGTTGTAAAATGATATCGTATGAATTGTAAAATGTATTGTATCCGTTGTAAAATGTTTCTGTATCCAAAAAGATACTAGCAAAATTAGAATGagctttttatgtttatttgatatttagaGACTGGCTTCACTAacactgctgtttttttttttttttttttttttttaataatggcaAATGTCTCCTCTTCTGATAATGCCATACTCTCTTATTGAAGTAGAGGGAGGCAGACTTAACACACTTCACAACCCTTGGAATACAGAATAAGTTTATGCTTAATATATGAATTGAGTACTATGCATTGTTCCAAGATCTTAATCTGGAAACCCtccatgacaaataaaaaaattggaatgaTAGGTATATAGGCTACATGTGATACATATGAAGATGAGGAATTTGAGATACATTATTGGAAGGAGTCAGACTGATAGAAATGTAGACATGTATAGCAAGggaaaatttccattttgatGTTCATTGTAACAGATGAAACAGGAACTACAGTACTTCATTACAGTGCTCGGACAAATATGCAGTCAACTTGAATTTCAGAACTGTACAAACATCTTTGGGGCTTACTTTGATTTGGGTAAAGTAATCAGAATTTTGAGTTACGCAATATGCATTTCGTGTGGTTTTAGtaattcttttgtgtattttttttttaattcacttggAGGCATAATTATGCATGATTATCCACTGTAGATGGTTAATATACAATAGTAGATTCCAGACTTGTTACTCTAGAGAACCACATACACCAGTATGTGGTGTTAACATGCTGGCTTTAAAGAACATGAATTATAGGTATACTGAATAGatgatattttaagatttttgttgttgttgccaaAACTATGTTTTGGTTTACAGCagcataatttttatatagttgTTACATAGGCTGTACCATTTCAGACCTCAtagtcattttccttttcaaaccattttgAACACAGTGCATGCTGTGCATTTAGTATAGTTTCTGTTGTCTGTTTAGTTATAGGCTATGTCATATTTTGAATTCCTTTTCTTGCATGAGTATTCtcttttacaatgttttttttttataataaatgtataatactgtactgtaactacTATTGTAGTTCTTTTAAAAGTGTTAGTAGTatattctatttattgttttggaaatatataattccattgagatatttacaaatttctttgttcATATGTATAACATTCATGTTATCAGTTTTGCCATCGTTCAGGTATGTTTACATTTGAATTAGATTTCTTTATAGTTAAGAATTTAGGTGATAGATTCCCACTTTATGGTTCTTGCTTATATGCATTGGTATGGTTCTGTTTATTAGTATTCTAGAGCTAGGTGAACAATGTTAACCTTTTTATTAGTGAGAGCTTAATAAGTACAGAAGTACATGAAGCTAGTGATTAGTACACACTTAGCTTATCAGTACCTTTGTTTTTCTAGGATGGATGCTTTCTCCACAAACCACTATCCTGAAATCAGTAAGGCAGAATGATATTACCCAGAaacatagttattttttatcaAGTTCTCTCTTGACTAAAGTTTTGTAGCTCTGACTCATTGGTAGATGGTGAATGGTGAGGGGGAATAGACTGGACAAATTTACAAGTATCCATGTGTGAGAGCTTTTCCAATAAGAGACAATGGCACACTTCTGTATATTTACCATACTGTGACTTTGAATATCTTTGTAGAACTCTCCTTTGAATGATTTTACTGATAAGAAAGTCAAATATGAGTGAAGTGGTGGTTTAGTACTCAGGTGATAGCAGAGGTTTACTGTTAGAATTCCAGAAGGAACAAATCCAATAGTATTTGCTACATTCTCATGCTGTTTGTAATACATTATTGGACATTGCTGCCCCTCATGGCCAGTACAGTTTTCAGTCCCAGCTGCTAGTACCTCTTAAGTAAAACAGATCATtgatttaaaatactgtactacCTCCATAAACTCTG is part of the Macrobrachium rosenbergii isolate ZJJX-2024 chromosome 41, ASM4041242v1, whole genome shotgun sequence genome and encodes:
- the LOC136826639 gene encoding E3 ubiquitin-protein ligase RBBP6-like isoform X1, whose translation is MSVHYKFKSAVEYDTLPVDGLNISLGDLKEAIIQQKRLGKGQPYDLQITNAETKEVYTDEKTLIPKNSSLIVARVPIDPSQMKRPWENKDATALILANPSNLMNTEDAAEAAEIDRKIKEVTDLTRMEGSEQDKINAMVAQSTMDYHPSKYVKLRASKMTGIVPIGYKCYKCNKAGHWVTMCPLNNQDLRKSTGIPSMFLEEAKDPNAPGVMITQTGKLVRLRDMGGDNNTAKYIPPAERPAPPDELECQLCKEILKDAVLIPCCAVAYCDDCIRNHLLDSEEHVCPACGKEGVGPDTLIPNRYLRIKVQEFECGWLQREKKGDGSSDGGETLTSLPPHVLHPRVSPTPPHSPAHFPQSPARIRVSDKLMKSPASQTAASPVSERSPLRANIVEPVGNGDAEHNEKPVEENKGISNEIHDASSELEAPTEQEQEEPQPTVEEKENIEVNEGDTSIDEKQKKIRKKKGKRKSSRHDSEEEKEEKKRKKKERSHKSQDKKSSSGERKSKRHGGEVLKDVDLPDDKSDIWDSTNLDDSVSHETDEEKKRPRSKLMLKDVPSEAVVSSDWTGDRVENPVLNRSRSNSGEKNDIPLYDNIVPFNPHIPPPNFVKSPPQGYQYPVTSTYPQVLPPVPVTTDTSYSHYQVGLIADPLTEFQKHMREKDERDRKWRYSRSRSPSRSPRYRRVRSRSRQRSWSRSRSRSISRSRGGLSARSPRSQSRRRWSRSPPPRSHTYRSRSPSFSRERSISNRSLSLSRTPSPNRRIGTSPLHVLPVHPSVHPPVLPDPHMLARPPMDYGMPRDYNRFPMGSLAHDQYQPQPPYHTAPGHWDQHARYNQGRPDNFKPNFRGRRGRGGFRQGENFDNRNQDYRYQDFRSQRMMDDRRGIQTASGWERESRPSFNTEIPRADRSNRHFEGERRRYGDATDCDESRSRRHDDHHAQNIYSDEEWRQSDEGRKREDDSERRRFEGRRGREERKDDSDDYDDFKRSRKDADSGKSYDRGYKDDDRSGRHERDSKPKSVSRRESPRDEDLHYRSKSYDSPGKNQKKSPVRERREKDNDRRDRDYDRRDREVDKRDKEDKRDREGDSRRDRDSDSRRDRDSDRRDWESDRRDRDSDKRSKESDRRDDRREREIGKQESDSKDYDRKDSYKREKDQDRKLRDGDRKDKEGDRRGRDLSKRDKDPLTKDKNDKSGEETKKEKSYVTRWDHGDIKHKPDRDIEKKSKSREREVTYGHEEKEHKRKSRRKEEKDEGHHGKEKCDGASENDSVSKLEKKKQDKKKRKKERRRASQASTEASQGEISGDEGEDKRKKKKRDKKRKAKGLSAEEGLEDVGDKAVSENLSGSDPKEPDNTGLSASSAEKESEAALHERSPDPKPSDESPTTHLPLPPLSKWERDEDLTLTPKGISENKAPEEEKKVTVDILKRAENTIFSGRGLASRKVFLDPQKQKEDEEQVRSPTPEWERSELREAKRRGPSIQITISSKTESQIGRPRGGRYQPSNPEHNDQKRYTLRSRRGSDLEKGEKQSRSQTQASIKSRRKSEKENSKEEKDNDNYNDKVDINSDYNSSEKKLNDDMSSPLMKDNEMNREPDSPHMSEAKTSEVNTCGNVDVKSEFHDSEVKQESITAHKGVKRPSSSSADELDVKRLKTEDNGDAVPLENNDFVPENSSNVNEKDTHALMDSEYPVLEENTTKEEVMNVVITNAPIRSVLSDPLTTLEQELEEGEIPSDFSGDEVPKEAVVDTPLELRGMVQSEMVEQPLKAAQLRYSPIRVPSPVEEESKSTEVLKVKEKAKKRKKRKRSSSSSSSNSSSSSSSSSSSEEEEIVKKKKKKKKKKKAAVLSESSDGESQRKHKKKKKDKKKKKKKSKKKSDK